The sequence below is a genomic window from Callithrix jacchus isolate 240 chromosome 16, calJac240_pri, whole genome shotgun sequence.
ttttctctccctggCCTAATTTTCTTTCATAAGGACTAAGTGGTTTCAGAGGGGTGTCAGAGCTCAATGGTAGCTGAGATTTGAGGGccagagaggagggggagaaggccTCCTGGAGGCAAACATGTGTTGTCATTTCTCCAGTGAGAGTTTGGCCCATGGTGGGGGTAGGTAGGTCATGGCACATTCATACCACCAGAGATGGGCAGACAACTACAGGCCATGAAGCCCTGATTGAGAAATGTGAGCTAGAGCTAGAGCAGGCAGAGACGGCTTCCTGCAGGAGGGAGAGGTAGAGGATCCTGGGGTCTGGTAGGTCCCTACTGTGAATCAGGCTCTGGTCTAGGAGCTGTTTGATCGCAGCAGAACTTATAATGCTCCCACCTGAGAACAATTATCCCATGTCATAGATGCAGAAACAGGGGTTGGAAAAGGTTGATGGGACAGAAGGTAAAGCAGCAAGCTGACTCAGTGACCATGAACATGTGACATGGTCACTTCAGGGAAGTCTATCTTGATGGCGCAGGATTTTAGATGTTGGAAGACCAGGTACATCCTTTAAAATTTCAGTCCAAACATTGTCCGTGATCCAGGTTTTTTTCTGGGCCATATTAACCCCACAGTTTGAACCTGCCGAGTCTCTTGTTCCTTCTGCCGTAGTGGGAAGATCCCATCCTGGCTCTGACACTGTCACTGACCAGCTGGGTGACTCTACAACTGAATTCACCTATTCAACAACCTTGCCTTCATTTTGAGTGTGAGGAAATAAAGGCTTGACTTGGATTCCCTGCAGCAACCACGCGACAAAGTGGCGTGCCGTGAAGTTGCGTCAGGCCTCTATGGACTGTTTCCTCATTTCTGTCAAGGCTCCGATCATATAGTAATAcaaatttattcattcctttttattaaagaaattttttactTTCTAGGTATGGgggaatacagcagtgaacaaaacattaaaaaatgcctCCGTGGCATTTACATCTCACTCCACAATTGCCTCTTTTGATTCAGAGTCTCTGCTTTTCAGCCTCCCTCTTGGCAGCTGAAAACTCTGggctgaaatcccagctctgaaGACATCGAGCTACCCTGCTATTAAGTAACTTAGGTTTCTTGTCAGTGGGGTTGGAATCATTATGGTTGTTTAGAGGCTAGAATGGGGTGATGTGTGTGAGAGGATTGGGCACTGTGTCTGGCACATGGCAGGTATCATTCTTCCTGTCACTCCATAGTGGATAGAGGTTTCTCTCAAGCTTGATATTTTTGGAGTTCTCTTAGCAGTgaatctgcttttttctttttaaagccacACTCAGATGGCACTGGAATGGCCCTCAATCCCCTCTTAGTGGCGGATCACAAGCGACGTTGGTTCttgcttttctcttcccttccgtCCCAGGTTATAGCACATCCCAAATCCCCTCACTACTGAAACGCTCCTACCCCATCCTCGTGTGACTTCTAAGAAACTGGTTCTCCGAGAAACAGGTTCTCCTTTGTTCTCCCCGCCCCAAGAGATGGGCAGGCCCCTCTACCCCACAGAGGAAATCCCCCCATTCCATCTCAATTGAAATGTAGCAGGTCCCCCACCATTGCACTGCACCAAGTCTACCCCCTTCCCCCAACCTGCAGACCCCTCCTAACTCACTGTTCTTCTCATCCCTTCCCTGCAGGTTATGGGCACGCCGCACCTGGCACCGACGCAGGCAAGGCCTTCTGCATGTTCTACGCCGTGCTGGGCATCCCACTGACGCTGGTCATGTTCCAGAGCCTGGGCGAGCGCATGAACACCTTCGTGCGTTACCTGCTGAAGCGCATCAAGAAGTGCTGTGGCATGCGCAACACCGACGTGTCCATGGAGAACATGGTGACTGTAGGCTTCTTCTCCTGCATGGGGACGCTGTGCATCGGGGCAGCTGCCTTCTCCCAGTGCGAGGAGTGGAGCTTCTTCCACGCCTACTACTATTGCTTCATCACGTTGACTACCATTGGGTTCGGGGACTACGTGGCCCTGCAGACCAAGGGCGCCCTGCAGAAGAAGCCGCTCTACGTGGCCTTTAGCTTTATGTATATCCTGGTGGGGCTGACGGTCATCGGGGCCTTCCTCAACCTGGTCGTCCTCAGGTTCTTGACCATGAACACTGAGGATGAGAGGCGGGATGCCGAGGAGAGGGCATCCCTCGCCGGAAACCGAAACAGCATGGTCATTCACATCCCTGAGGAGCCGCGGCCCAGCCGGCCCAGGTACAAGGCGGACGTCGGGGACCTGCAGTCTGTGTGCTCCTGCACCTGCTACCGCTCGCAGGACTATGGCGGCCGCTCGGCGGCTCCGCAGAACTTCAGCGCCAAGCTTGCCCCCCACTACTTTCATTCCATCTCTTACAAGATCGAGGAGATCTCACCAAGCACATTAAAAAACAGCCTCTTCCCATCTCCTATTAGCTCCATCTCTCCTGGGTTACACAGCTTTACCGACCACCAGAGGCTGATGAGACGCCGGAAGTCTGTTTAGGTGTGGGGAGGGGAATGGAACAGAAAAGTCATTTGTCATAGTTGATGTTAATTTCCATTGGTCCAACTcgtcttttcttatttatttattctttattattattgtcgTCATCAttactttctctccttcctcctttcttggtCTCTTGGTCTCATTTGCCCCCACCTTTCCAGCCAGACAGAGCAGGCCAAAGGGAAATACAGGCCCATCCTCCTCTGAAACTCGCATCTGAGCATGAAGCATGgatctcctccttccttcccagcaGACTATGCCTTACATTTCtcaccccacccaccccatcTCTGCAGTGGTTTTCCCGGGACAGAGGTGAGACCAAGACCACGGAGACAGAGCTGAGAGGATACCCACCCCAAAGCTGCACACCATGCTCAGAGCCTTCAACCGCCCACCTTAGTGGTGTCTCTGACCTaactcctttctcttttcctccttaaaGACTGAGTggctgtgtgtgcgtgtgttgtgtgtgtgcttctgtgtGCACGTGTGTCGTGACAACACGGGAAGTattaggtattctttttttttccatcacaCATCATAGCCTGCTTTTGGCTgcttccaaacaaaacaaagacaaaaccccCCAAGGTTTTTGATTTATCGTCTCTTGCTAAATCAAGCATGTTTCTGAAGCAGTCTTTACCCCTGATGTGTCATGGTCCTACTTTCTAAATGCTAGGTTCTCAATTATATTAATGTTTTTTAGGGGGCGGGTGGGCAGGAAGACCTGGATCATTTTAGCTTGCCagttcaaacatttttaaaaagcatgcacTTTGTTAAACTGGTATGCACTATCCACAAGAAAACCTGAGTGGAATCATCAAAAGCCCATCATATTAATTTGTAAGAGACATCTTTAGTTTTCTCACCTCCAGTTCCATCAATTTATCGTGCAACTGGAATTGTCAGGGGACACAGGAAAATTGTTGGGACCAGAGAGTACCTATTTTATTTCCCTCTTATTGATAATTTTGTGCAGCACTTTCCTGCGTAAGAATTATCGTGTTGGAATGCTTGGGCGAGAATGGGTATTAGTATGTGGCTGTGGTTCCTTTTCCTAATGAGAAGTGACAGGGCATTcctcattaaaaatacatatctatTTCAAGAAATATCGTCTCAATTTGCATTTGATTTGTAAATAGGGGAAAGTTGTTCACATTGGTCTCAGGAAGAGTTTAGAGGCAAGGAGCTATATCTTGGCCTACTGGGAACTTGCCAATCTCAGGGGACAATTTTGTCTGAGTAGTGTAGAAATTCCTCCCTGCTCTCAATAGGGTATGAGCCCAAAGGGAAGAGCTGCTATCCTcttgggagggggcaggggtaGTTCAGGCTGTAGAATATGGCACATTGGAGGCCCTTATAGTAGCAGGAATAAAGGACAGTTTGACCTCCAGATTCACTGAGGGGACTTTAATAATTTCCCTCATTACCATCCCTGCCATTTTCTAAAaatcacccattcatccatcctccCATTCCTCTTTTGTAAACCGGAAGTTCATGGCTCTTGCATGGAAATGGACCTTGGCTGTTCTCAGAAGGAGCACGGTTACCTGCCTGTCTCAAGGCCCCAACGAAATCTCCCAGAAAGGAGGCTTTGCTCCCTAGAAAGCGTAGACCTACAGGATTTCTTAAAGGAGACAACACCTGAATGCCACCAGTCCCAAGCATTTGGGCCGATGGGCTGAAACAGGAGCATTCAAGACTCCTCTGAAAAGGCTGTGCATGTACTTTTACGCTACATCCCATGTTGAAATTTCCCCTTCGTCCAGGACACAGGGCCTTCGAAGGAGTCTGCGAACCTCAGATTCTCTAGGCCAAAGTTGACAGTTCTCAACCTTCAAGGTCTTTATCGATTCACTTGTTTTAAGATTGTGTGTTATGAGATGCCCCTACTTGGGGCTCTAAAGTCTGTCCAGAGAATAGcagttcttttcactttttttttctcttggatgAGATTGTCGATTCTATGGGGTCAGAGGTGTAACAGCCCTAATGCATTTGCAGAGTGCTTTATGCTTCAGAAGAGTGTGCCTGGAATAAATGTGGGGCACTCATGAAAACCTTTGTAAGATGTGCCTTCAAATGGGGGGTAGATGATCTATAATGATGCCAAGGCACTGAGAGGATGAGTGATTTGCCCAGTGTCACGGAGCTGGTTGTTGACAGAACTGAGACAGGTGTCTCagtctggagcccaggagagTCCAAGGAGCTGATTTCACACCACCGTGTCCTAAGTTCCTTAGCCCTCGGAGGAGGGCgcctgcctctgtttcctcactggGGACATGCAGCAGGCCCTTGGAGCCAATTAAAGGGACAACGATTCCATCCTGCACACAGAGCTGGTTTCCCCCACTAAAATGTCTGTGTCACATTGGTCCTACGGTAGTCATATTTCTGCTTGAATGCCTCAAGAAACAAGGAGCTCTTCTCTTCCCAGGGAActatagaaaacattttctataGGATTAAGGATTATAGGATGAAGTCTTTTCCTCACCTTATAAGTATCAGAGACAAAATAAATTGCAAGTTGCCTCAATTTCCCTATGTCTTCTCTTTTCTACCAGTTTAGCCCTTTGAAGGATGATCAAGTCTTCTCTTTCAGAGTTAAACATCCGTGTTTATGCTCAAAGTGTTTAGGGGATGGCGGCAAACCTTGGTTTGCTTGCTTGGTGATGTTCCTCTTTTGCTGAGATGGACCATCTCTTCCCTTCTCTGGTCTCTGGCTAAGGAGTGACAGATCTAGACACATCATGAAATGGTCTCAGGGTGGAGGGCAGGTGGCCAAGTTAAGGGTTCAGGGTGTTTTCTTCTCTTGGAGAAACAGAAGTTGGGCATCTGTTTAGTGCTCTACCATTCAATCCATATTAGAATCAGATCAAGTCATCTCACTGAACAGCCTTTATTTTCAGAGCACGATATTGAGGTCTAGAGAAGGTGAACACTCATCTCAAGGTCTCTGAGGTAGAATCTAGATCTTCCCACTGATTTACTATTTTCCTGGTACTTCTGTTGCTGTTTGTAGCCTTCAGAAGAGCTCTTGTTGCTGGATGATTTTAGCTTTTAGCCCcatgtctctttccctctctcttatgcctagtgatttctttctttcatccaaGTGATTTTCATTCCCTTCTCCCAGTTAATTTTACCCATTCAGCGAGGAGTATGAAATCACAGCCGGCTGTTTGGATGTAGGGTTCAACTTCTGTTAGAATGAGCTCAGGAAGAGCCACATCCTACCAGAATCACCAGCGCTCAGCCCACCAGCCAGTACCTAGAAATCAACATGCCtcgtaggtttttaaaaatattactcacTTGAACTCTTTTCAACTAAGAGCTCTGTCTTCATCTTTCCACCTCAAATATAGGAGGAAGGTGGACAGTGGTATTGATGATCCCTAGAACCCCTGGCACACACTTTGTAGAGACCATCCTGCTAGAATCTTTATTGTACCCATCCTGGGTGGAAAGTGCTGTGTTGGCTGTCAGCCTGTCAGACTCTTAAGTAGGAATGAACCAGCCCCTCTGGGTTTTGAGATACTTGGTTATCACAACAGCTAGCATCAGATTCATTCTTTCTACCTGCCCTGCTTCATCTTGGAAACTGCACAGCAGCCCCGTAACCACAGTGAGCTGCCTGGCTCTAAATGTGAACCCTCTTGGAAGCATCTGTGTGCTCCCACGGTGTGTGGCCAATTGTGACAGGAGTGCCTGCATTCAGGCATGGTCACAGCAGCTCATTTGCAGCCCAGGATTCCCAGTGGGTCCATCATCCTTCCAGGAGAGGTAGCAAATGGACCttgaccaccgcccacaaaagcCTCCTTGGGAGGTGCTCATTAAAACCCCACCCATCAAAAGGATGGAgattaatctcagctcacctgttCCTTATCTGTGCACAGGGCCTTAAGAGAACCTCTGGACAGTAAGAGAAGCTCACAGATAAGCCTAGGCAGGTCGCTTTTCTCTGTCTCATCCCTATCTGGAAGCTGATGGGTCCCCGATTCTCAGTGACAATCACTTGCAGCTGGAAGCTGGAGGGAAGAACAGGGTTTCTCAGAGGCCTCCCTTGTCTGTGCACATTGGCCAGGAGAGGGAGGTGAGCAAggagaaaataaccaaaaaaaaaaaaaaaaaatcacagaggcTTATGGCTCCATTtctttttgtaatattctttttaaaatgacaggCCCCAAGATACCCTTTGAAACCCTCTGCAGAGACGCATGCCCGCATCCTATCAGTGTGCTGGCCCCGGCAACAGTGAAGCACTCTGGCAAACCATGGCTTTGTTCTGAAAGTGGTGTGACTTGGGGTCTGTCCCATACAGGCCATGCTGCCTGGGGGTGTAAAGTGGGTTTCTTCCAGAGTTGTGGCCTGCACTGGACCCTGGAAGCACCCTCAGTGAGGACAGGGTGGTAGGCAGAGGACCTGTCATTGTGCTGTGCTCCACTGAGCTCTTGGAAGTCATTTCACTCCCTGGGCCTCTGAGGCTTCCCCATCTACACAATGAGACAGCTTGGGTGAGATTTATGGGCACTTAGTACAAAACCAATTTGACCCACAAAAGCATTTGGCCTGGATATTCTGACCCTTGGGCACACTTGAAGCTTGAGCCGCCCAGAAGAAAGCCAAAAATCACTTGGTTTGGCAGGGAATGGGGAGCTGAGAAGATGAAGAGGGACAGGCAATGGCAGAGAGTGCCGTGGTTGTCACAAACCAAGGCCAAATGCATTCTGGGTCCCCAGAGCGCTGAGCATAAATCCATTTGATgtggttttttttccttgacCACACCTGATAGAGGCTGCTgattcaggaaaacagaaaccctATGACCATGGTCATATGAACTTCTATGTTGAAAATCCCAGAATTAGAGTGAAGAATAGTCTGACGAGCATCTCTTGGCCTCAGTGCCTTGCCACCCTCGCTCCCCCAATTCTCACTCAGATGTTTGGATGATGCGTTAGCATGCCTGCAGCTTTCAGTGGTTCAGCCAAAGAAGAAATTTTATGCCATGAACAAGAGCACTCTCCCAACGGTGCCATTGTCACGCCTAAGAAACGTAGCATTCATACAATATTACTGCCTGATACAATCTGTATGTAAAACCCCAGTTGTACCAAAAATGTCCTCCAAAGCTTATTGAGTCTAAAACACAATCCAAGGTCACGTCCCACATTGCTTGTCCTGTTGTTCCAGACCTCCCCCGAATGGGACATCCTCGTCACCATTTCTGTCTTCATAATGTTGGCCTTCTTAAGGAGTCCCGGTCAGGGTCTTGTAGAATAATGCCCTGTGATCTGCTATGCTTGTTTCCTCTGGTTAAGACACTTTGGCAAGACAGTGGAATTGATGTCCTGCAGCCATGATTGATGCATTTGATGTTTGGCTCTCTGGGGACCACTGTGGTTACTGCTTGCATTGTGGGTAAATAAGTCGTATTAAATGTTGTTTTCCTCTGTTAGGGGAACTAACTGCACATTCAAGAGAGGCGTCCGTGGATGCTGGGTCTCACTGCCAAAGCCGAACATGGCTTCGGGATTTCTGCCTTCTCACGTGGACCTCTGCTGTGCTGGTTGAATGCCACTATTTGTTCCCCTAAACACCCATAGGGATGGTCCAGCTACTCATAGACAGGAAGCCCAGAGAAATGCTTGATGCGAGGGTCCCCGCAAGCCAGTTGGGCTGTTTTGGCACCCGCCCCCCCAGTAGCTCCTCAATGAGGGGTAGAGACTGCCAAGCCCTTCCACTCATTCATCATCATAAAAATGTAACTTGCTATGGCAGCCTCTTGGCCATTAAGGGCTATACTTTGTGACCTCTGTCCTTGAGATCTTTGCTCTGACAAGTTCTGTAGCCTTCTCAGTGCTGCTGTCATGATGCAGTCTCCCTGCTGTGGCTAAGTAACCTTTCTTTTTGATCGAGATTTGTCCATGCAGACTCCCACCTCTGCACCTCTGCCCGTGCCAGTCCCTCGACCTGGGAGGTCTCCCTGTTGCTCTCCAGCTTTGAGGTGGAGACAGAGCATCTCACACCTCCTTTTGCTGTCTTGTGACCCTTTTGCTCCCTGATGGACTTGACGATGTCCTCTTCTGGGGTCCCCCAGTTCTTGTTTTGGTCATGCGTGACTGCACCCAGCGAGCAAACCTTCTGTGGCCCTGGCTACAGGAACAGCAAGCGATGGGCAGTGCCTTGGAGGGAAGGACCATCTCGAGAATAAAGGCACTGAGATGTGTGGCCTCTTGCCAAAATGGCCACTCATCACCGTGACTGAGGCATGTCTTAACTTGCTGAAGTGGAAACAGGGTAATTCAATGCACGCTTCTGCTCCATCCCTGGAAACAGATCCAGATCTATGAGAAGAAAACTGGACCTCATAGCATTGGCGATTCAACAGCACCTGCCCAGCGGGGTGGCACGTGCCCCATACAACAGGGCTGGAAGCTGCCACACCAGGCATCTCTCATAAGGTGGGTGACAGATGGCACCAGCCTCCAGGAGCACCGTTGCGATGTGTCACCCTGAAGAAGTTGGGCCCCGTGATGGGAACATCATCAGGAAACTGGGTCTGCACCGTTTTCTTGTGGCAACACCTCTGGTAGAGGCTGTGAGGGGATGGGGACATGCATCGTGAGTGACTCAGGATCCCCAGCCTCTCTGGCCTGGCACCTGCCCACCCCTAGAGCTCTGGGCCTTGAGAGAGGCAAATGCACACTCTTCTCACCTCCAGAGAGCAGCGTGGGGGTGTGGATGCTGCTCAGGCCCTGGCATCTCGTACGCCTGGGACCGGCCTCTGCCATTCACAGGTGGGTGGTGGTTTtgcctctgagcttcagtttccccaccttTAAACTGGAGATTGTACATAGCCCCTACTGCAAAGGGTGCCTGTGAAGACTAGATGTGAGGTGATGGCATTTAATGTCACCTGCTCTCTGCCAAGCACCCTGCCTGTGTTCTCATACATGTTTGCATTTCTCATAAAGGCAAGGCCCATGTCTCCCAGAAGAATTTACTCCTGGGGCATCGGACTTGAAATCcaactatgaaaaaaaaagtgatcaagTCTGGTTGAGCAGCTCAGGCGGGCTTCATAGAGGAGACGGCTTTTGGAAATCATTGAGGCGAGCTTTAAAGGAGCAAGTGAGTGCTATTTTAGGCACAGGCAAAGGCATGGGCCAAGGTGCAAGGGTGTGATAGTGCAGGGGGCACAGATTCCATCCCACCATTGGTGGAATCCTGCCACACCTGGGAGAGATGAGATACCATAAATCTCAAGACCCCCTACAAGCTGGCCACATCTAAGTccttcaagccattcttctgctcCAGAACCTTCCATGGCTCCCTAGTGCCCATAAAGTAAGTTGATGGTAAAGTCCTGCACTCTAACCAACCACAGCCACAGCCTCAGGCTTTCAGGGAGGCACTATCCATCTACATGTCCCTTCTGGGTCCTCCTCCCATAAAATTCCAAATAGACCTGGAGTCTCACCAAACTTGAATTCTATGGCATCCTCTTGTTTGTGCGGGGTTTTGTTTGATGGGAATTTTTCCGGGTAAGATCTTGGTCTTTCGCTGAAGCATCCTAGGACTTGTCCTGATGAAATCTTCTGCCAGCCTCACCAAAGACTAGcatgaaacaaaaggaaaatgctGTATAAAATAAGTTCTTGAGCTTACCTGGCATGAAGAACTTGTTTCCTGACTGATTTCATGATCAACAGTGGTCATGACTCCCTGCATCTCTGGCCTCTGAGACTGAATCTGGCTAAGGCCTTGTGGGCACTTGCTCATCTCACCCCTAGGAGATGAGGCCTCTCTGTGGGATTTGTCACCCAGCACAGGGTCCTCTGAGGGTGTCAACAGAAGATCCGGGAGTGCCTACTGTCGTGGTGAGTGCTGGTGACCCTCCAGAGGTAGCAGTTCTTGGTGGGAAGCTCTGGGTGCAAAACTGTCCCCACCAGGACTTACAAATATGAGCTTGACTTTGAGATGAGGCCTCTGGGtggtggaggctgagggagg
It includes:
- the KCNK9 gene encoding potassium channel subfamily K member 9 isoform X2, producing the protein MALRSGAGCFGRVWRRVSGFPDAWPRRSSSLLCLSAFSAEPGPAPPLPRQPPRGGGGCGGPSGGPPPQPPRPPPPRCCCCCCRRRLQLGGGGGGGGGGGGGGRRALQWDARGCEPAGHAPRAGSLLAAMKRQNVRTLSLIVCTFTYLLVGAAVFDALESDHEMREEEKLKAEEIRIKGKYNISSEDYRQLELVILQSEPHRAGVQWKFAGSFYFAITVITTIGYGHAAPGTDAGKAFCMFYAVLGIPLTLVMFQSLGERMNTFVRYLLKRIKKCCGMRNTDVSMENMVTVGFFSCMGTLCIGAAAFSQCEEWSFFHAYYYCFITLTTIGFGDYVALQTKGALQKKPLYVAFSFMYILVGLTVIGAFLNLVVLRFLTMNTEDERRDAEERASLAGNRNSMVIHIPEEPRPSRPRYKADVGDLQSVCSCTCYRSQDYGGRSAAPQNFSAKLAPHYFHSISYKIEEISPSTLKNSLFPSPISSISPGLHSFTDHQRLMRRRKSV
- the KCNK9 gene encoding potassium channel subfamily K member 9 isoform X1, with the translated sequence MKRQNVRTLSLIVCTFTYLLVGAAVFDALESDHEMREEEKLKAEEIRIKGKYNISSEDYRQLELVILQSEPHRAGVQWKFAGSFYFAITVITTIGYGHAAPGTDAGKAFCMFYAVLGIPLTLVMFQSLGERMNTFVRYLLKRIKKCCGMRNTDVSMENMVTVGFFSCMGTLCIGAAAFSQCEEWSFFHAYYYCFITLTTIGFGDYVALQTKGALQKKPLYVAFSFMYILVGLTVIGAFLNLVVLRFLTMNTEDERRDAEERASLAGNRNSMVIHIPEEPRPSRPRYKADVGDLQSVCSCTCYRSQDYGGRSAAPQNFSAKLAPHYFHSISYKIEEISPSTLKNSLFPSPISSISPGLHSFTDHQRLMRRRKSV